One window of the Vigna radiata var. radiata cultivar VC1973A chromosome 1, Vradiata_ver6, whole genome shotgun sequence genome contains the following:
- the LOC106762106 gene encoding protein FAR1-RELATED SEQUENCE 5-like yields the protein MNDLPQCTGNSPEPNESCLDNEPKIHMCFDSMEEAKKFYTNYAITCGFAVRTRSSKKNKENNVYYLRLVCSREGKYVSSIKPEVKTLASQTNKCPASITIGKKDNKWFIKSVELHHSHDLCPNTSKLIAGNRKLSMQAKHTLQVNDDAGVRINKSFLSIVSDVGGFENMEFVERDAKNYVVQHRKSLCKDNDGQALLKHFSSMKALNNDFFYDIALDEGNRICSVLWADARSRAAFEEFGDVVSFDTTYLTNKYDMPFAPFVGVNHHGHSILLGCGFLSSEDTASFVWLFESWLRCMGNKAQDGIITDQCKAMANAIEEVFPNTRHRWCLWHIMKKLPEKFQGYKNYVAIKTDIHAIVYDCGSPSEFENGWEDLLTKHGLEANDWLCDLYDARRKRVPCYLRSYFWAGALVGNQVSLHWSMSMIGYVIFMMQEENGFHVT from the coding sequence ATGAATGACCTGCCTCAGTGCACAGGAAATAGTCCTGAGCCTAATGAAAGTTGTTTGGACAACGAGCCTAAGATTCATATGTGTTTTGATTCAATGGAAGAGGCAAAGAAATTCTACACAAATTACGCCATCACATGTGGATTTGCTGTGAGGACAAGATCTTCgaaaaagaataaggaaaaCAATGTGTACTACTTGCGATTAGTTTGTTCAAGAGAAGGGAAATATGTATCTTCCATCAAGCCTGAAGTGAAAACACTTGCAAGCCAAACAAATAAATGTCCAGCAAGCATTACCATTGGAAAGAAGGACAATAAATGGTTTATAAAATCCGTTGAACTACATCATAGTCATGACCTATGCCCTAATACATCTAAGCTAATTGCAGGGAATAGAAAATTGAGCATGCAAGCGAAACACACGTTGCAAGTCAATGACGATGCCGGAGTTAGGATAaataagagtttccttagcATCGTTAGCGATGTAGGTGGATTTGAGAATATGGAATTCGTTGAACGAGACGCAAAAAACTACGTTGTGCAACACAGGAAGTCTTTATGTAAGGACAACGATGGTCAAGCCCTCTTAAAACACTTTTCATCAATGAAAGCTTTAAACAATGACTTCTTCTACGACATTGCATTGGACGAAGGGAATAGAATATGTAGTGTTCTTTGGGCAGATGCAAGAAGTAGAGCGGCGTTTGAGGAATTTGGTGATGTTGTTTCTTTTGACACGACTTACTTGACAAATAAGTATGACATGCCGTTTGCGCCGTTTGTCGGCGTAAATCACCATGGTCACTCAATCTTACTTGGATGTGGATTTCTTTCTTCCGAAGACACTGCATCATTCGTGTGGTTGTTTGAATCTTGGTTGAGATGCATGGGAAATAAGGCCCAAGATGGTATTATAACGGATCAGTGCAAGGCAATGGCAAATGCAATTGAAGAGGTTTTTCCAAACACAAGACACAGGTGGTGTTTGTGGCACATAATGAAGAAGTTGCCTGAAAAATTTCAAGGCTACAAAAATTATGTTGCCATTAAAACCGATATACACGCCATTGTATATGACTGTGGTTCGCCAAGCGAGTTCGAGAATGGATGGGAAGATCTACTTACAAAGCATGGATTGGAGGCAAATGATTGGTTATGTGATCTTTATGATGCAAGAAGAAAACGGGTTCCATGTTACTTAAGGAGTTATTTTTGGGCGGGTGCGTTGGTAGGTAATCAGGTGAGTTTGCACTGGTCAATGTCGATGATTGGTTATGTGATCTTTATGATGCAAGAAGAAAACGGGTTCCATGTTACTTAA
- the LOC106762097 gene encoding protein FAR1-RELATED SEQUENCE 9-like codes for MNAFFDGFLNSSTTLQQFVVQFDNAFRVKAQKEIQADFSSLNTTIGCGSQSPIKRQFQLEYTHEKFDEVQTEFRSRMNCFIXXTVKXTYMNTYTIKEERMFEGKCVDKFYTVEFDPLTNNTKCSCLLFEFRGIICCHALLVFGQEDVCNVPSKYVLRHWSKNIRRRHTLIRAAYTNSKLQPTMQRYQLLCKKFCEIAKVACESEVNSNQLQKDLDLLGNKYGCSSSMTTNIISDGDELRYQNPVTSPTSNTERGNDDVLVRSPLPVKRKGDRIQTG; via the coding sequence ATGAATGCATTTTTTGATGGATTTTTAAATTCAAGCACGACACTACAACAATTTGTTGTTCAATTCGACAATGCCTTTAGAGTGAAGGCACAAAAAGAAATACAGGCTGACTTCTCCTCCCTTAACACCACGATTGGTTGTGGCTCCCAATCACCGATCAAAAGACAATTTCAATTAGAGTACACACATGAAAAGTTCGACGAGGTTCAAACAGAATTTCGGTCCAGGATGAATTGTTTTATCAANAANACTGTNAAGGANACTTATATGAATACTTACACAATAAAAGAGGAGCGGATGTTTGAGGGTAAATGTgtagataaattttatacaGTTGAATTTGATCCACTCACTAACAATACCAAATGTTCTTGCCTCTTATTTGAGTTTAGAGGCATCATTTGTTGCCATGCACTATTGGTGTTTGGTCAAGAAGATGTTTGCAATGTGCCATCCAAATACGTTCTTAGGCATTGGAGTAAAAATATTCGTAGAAGGCACACGCTCATTCGAGCAGCTTACACTAACTCAAAGCTTCAACCGACCATGCAAAGATACCAACTATTGTGTAAAAAATTCTGTGAAATAGCGAAGGTTGCTTGTGAGTCAGAAGTTAATTCAAATCAGTTACAAAAGGATCTTGATCTACTTGGTAATAAATATGGCTGCAGTTCATCCATGACTACTAACATCATTAGTGATGGAGATGAACTCAGATATCAAAATCCGGTTACTTCTCCAACATCTAACACTGAACGAGGAAATGATGACGTACTTGTCCGCAGCCCTTTACCAGTGAAGCGAAAGGGTGACCGCATACAAACAGGTTAA